DNA sequence from the Coregonus clupeaformis isolate EN_2021a chromosome 30, ASM2061545v1, whole genome shotgun sequence genome:
AATGATGAGAGGACCCAGGTGAGAAAGATGGAAAAATGGATATCCAAGCAAGCGGAGGAaatctcatcactgaatctctcgcGCCGCACTCAAGACCTCTACCTGCAAACCATGACAAATAAGTATGAGGCCGAACGGAGCAAGTGCAACACTAACGTGTCTAAAATAAGTACACTTAGCGCCCAAGTGGACTCTGCTATGCAGCAGAATACCACCCTTAGGTACCATCTGGAGGAACTCCAGAACAGTCACGCGCTTCAGCATGACTACCCAACCAAGCATCCAAGCTTGCAACCGGAGCTCGGTACACAAAGGAGTGAAGATGACAGAAGGTTTCAGACTTTGCCTCTCTCAGGTGTCCCTCAGTCTTCTCCTCTTGGCGATTTGGCACAGTGTAATATGGAGCCTCCTAGCCAACAAAGCCAAAGGTTGGCTTCTCCTCTTGGCCTTTCGGTCCATACTTCCCCACAGGATGAAGCCAACCCTCTCTGCGCACTTGGCATGGAACGCCTTGACAAAATCATCAAAAACTTCCACACCTTTGACCCCGTTCCGTGGAATTGCCGGAGAACGGGTCCGCCGAAATTAACTCCATTAGCGAGGACGTAAACAATCAAATAACCCTGCTCTCACTCGAAACCCAATCCAGGGCCTGCTCGATCAAGAAACGAGCCCACAGGCTTTGACAATAGACTCTGATACAAATGTTGTAACATACGAGGTAAACAACATCGCAATAGCCAATTCCATTCAAATTCCAATGAGTCGATCTGTTATCACCATGAACACAAATGACACATCACGTCGTTGCGATCAATCACTCCACTTTGTGGGGAATATGACCACAAAATGCAACTCGGAAAGTCGCTACCTGGAAACAGTCCTGGAGGACTACTTAACCCATGATGCGCTAATTGATTCAGGCTCGACAATATCGCTTATCTCTCAAAAGGGCTGTGAACCCAGCTAAACTTTGGTTAAAAATGTAGCTATGCGACACTAAACTTTGAGGTTTCACTCAGACTACCTCACCTCTCACATTGCGACTCATGCTGAAACTACACTTCCAAAACATATTGCTTGTTCACCCTGTGTATGTAAACCAGCCTCGACACTGAACACCTGCTACTCAGAGCAGACGTGATGGATCATTTGGTATGAGGGGTCCCACTGATGGATTGGAAAAACAACCAATTGTGGTCACAAGTAGCCGTGCCGTCTCTACTGACCACACTGTCTTCTCCTAACGCTGGCTGCAACACAGTCATCCACAAGGAGTATCTGTCGACAGGACCCCTTAGGAAAAATACATTTCGTTCAGCAAACCTGATAGACTATTCTTTTCATGATTTCGAGCCAGCAGTCTCTATGAGTGAGCAACTTCCCTCCTCCTTGGAGTAATGCGATACTGTAGCTCAGGTGAACTTCTCTTGTCCTTCAGACACCTCCGCAAGCACCGCGGCTGTCTCAGGAAACAAAGCATCAACGTTCAGAGTGGACTCTGTTTCCGATTATACATTTTCCTCTTTGAGGGGACAGAAACCCCTTACAATGTACCTAACGGCATTAGTTCCGCCACTGACCCCGTGACTCCAACTGGTGAAACACTGCGATATCGCCAAAATATATCTTTGTCTCAGTTCGCAGGTAAAGGAACGGTTGCCACACGTGGATGCTGTGGTGAATGGCAGGCCACGACAGCCATTGAGCGTTTTGAAGCACAAACACCAGGACATTTGGTTGAAAGGATGCAGCCAATCTTCTAACAACGCGGCTGCTGACAACTCGTACAAAGGGCACAACCTTTTCATTTGTGCCTCGGACACCAACACCAACCGCTGGTCATGTTGTTGTCagtccgctagggacctgttgttaatgtattaagtgtgtatgttatccTGTGTTACCATTTAGTTATCTAGTAAATAAAgaattaaaccaatttgtgtagtatTGAATCATAAGTATGGCTGGGTtttttgcagatgcaaggaggATACAACattcagaatgatgatatgatatgaggttatgattaataagttgactgtttatcGATGTGATAGGTATAGACCTTCTagagtttaatttgggagatggtaactctttaaacAACCGCACTCGTGGGGCtccaaatcctaatgagttaattgttacatgattaatttaatcaggtaacaattaaacatagttaattagaaaaataacagtcatcagattAATGTTAATTCACATCACGACAACGTTAACAATCACAAGGCCACCAAGCCAGGCGGAATACCAGGGCGTGTTCTcaaagcatgtgcagaccagctggcaggtgTGTTCAATTCGCATGCCAATTGCATTTCCcgctgccctctcccacctggacaagaggggaaataactatgtgagaatgctgttcataggctacagttcagcgttcaacaccatagtcccctccaagatcatcaccaagctagggaccctgggactgaacctctgcatctggatcctggacttcctgatgggtcggccccaggtggtgagggtaggcaacaacacctccgccatgctgaccgtcaacacgggggcccctcaggtgtgtacttagtcccctcctgtactccctgtttacctacgactgcgtggccgcacgcgactccaacaccatcaagtttgctgacgacacgacggtggtaggcctgatcaccgacagcgatgagtcagcctacagggaggaggtcagagacttagcagtgtggtgccaggacaacaatctctccctcaacgtcagtaagaccaaggaccTGATCATGGACTAtaggagatagaggggagagcatggccccatccacatcgacagggctgttgtggagcgggtcaagagctttaagttccttggcgtccacatcactaaggacttaacatggtccacacacaccctcacagtcatgaagagggcacggcagacctttttccccctcaggaggctgaaaagatttggcatggggcctcagatcctcaaaaagttatacagctgcaccatcgagagcatcttggctggctgcatcaccgcttggtattgcaattgcaccgcccttgaccgcaaagcgcaacaaagggtggtgcggacagcctagtacatcactggggctgagctccctgccatccaggacctctataccaggtggtgtcaaaggaaggcccgaaaaattgccaaagactccagccacccaagccatagactgctcactctgctaccgtccggcaaatGGTGCTGGAGCATCGGCTCaaggaccaacaggctccgagacagcttcaaCCCACAAGCCATAACTgttaaatagccagactgctaaatagtcaattaatggtacctgaaatatctgcactgaccctacgctcactcactagactttatatacacaccataatcacactcactcactcacacacactacactcactctcacacaaatccctcacacattcaaacactacatatgcacacacacacacacacacaacacacacacacacataccgacacaacacaaacatacatacacacactcaccctcacttttacactcatcatttgctgctgctactgttctttattttactcttattattatctatccggatgtctagtcactttatcctaCCGTCATGTACGTCGTAcatctgcacattgatctggtactggtagaccctatacagtgcatttggaaagtattcagaccccttgactttttccacattttgttacgttacagccttattctaaaatggatgtaatagttttccccccctcatcaatctacacacaataccccataatgacaaagcaaaaacagtattttaaaaaaaatacggaaatatcacatttacatgagtatgcagaccctttactcagtactttgttgaagcacctttggcagagattacagcctcgagtcttcttgggtatgatgctacaagcttggcacacctgtatttggggagtttctcatattcttctctgcagatcctctcaagctatgtcaggttggatggggagcgttgtggcacagctattttcaggtctctccagagatgttagattgggttcaagtccgggctctggctgggccactcaaggacattcagagacttgtcccgaagccactcctgtgttgtcttggctgtgtgcttagggtcgctgtcctgttggaaggtgaaccttcaccccagtctgtggtcctgagcgctctggagcaggttttcatcaaggatctctctgtactttgctctgttcatctttccctcgatcctgactagtctaccagtccctgctgctgaaaaacatccccacagcatgatgcttccaccaccatgcttcaccgtagggatggtgccaggtttcctccagacgtgacacttggcattcaggccaaagagttcaatcttggtttcatcggaccagagaatcttgtttcttatggtctgaaggtctttaggtgccttttggcaaactacaagtgggccgtcatgtgccttttactgaggagtggcttccgtctggccactctaccataaaggcctgattggtggagtgctgcagagatggttgtccttctggaaggttctcccatctccacagaggaactctggagctctgtcagagtgaccatcgggttcttggtcacctccctgaccaaggcccttctcccccgattgctcagtttggccgggcggccagctctaggaagagtcttggtggttccaaacttcttccatttaagaatgatggaggccactttgttcttggggaccttcaatgctgcagaaatgttttggtacccttccccagatctgtgcctcgacacaatcctgtctcggagctctatggacaattctttcaaccttatggcttggttttggtctgacatgcactgtcaactgtgggaccatatatagacaggtgtgtgcctttccaaatcatgtccaatcaattgaatttaccacaggtggactccaatcaagttgtagaaacatctcaaggatgatcaatggaaacaggatacacctgagctcaatttcgagtctcatagcaaagggtctgaatagttatgtaaataagatatttctgttttttatttgtaatacatttgcaaaaatttataaaaacctgttttcactgtcgttatggggtattgtgtgtagattgatgacaatttttatttatttaatcaattttagaataaggctgtaacgtaacaaaatgtgtaaaaagtcaagggatctgaatactttctgaatgcactccaatcttgtgtattttattttattcctctcgTCTTAGTTACAATGTTTGTtttttcattattatttttttaattaaaattaaattacaattattttttactctgcatcgttgggaaaggtttgtaagcaagcatttcactgtacagtCGACACACTTGTATTTGAtgcatgtgataaatacaatttgatatgATTTGTTCAGTAACCTCAGGTGACTGGAAAGTTCCTAAAAAATGTATTAGCCTATTATTTGAGAGCGTCAGTGCAAAGCTCCCATTGATAATGTCTTGCTCATCCGCTAACTACTATGACAACATGATGCAATGGATCATCACATGTGTACCAGTGTCAGCTTCTAGTCAGTGAACATAAGAGGCCCTTCTTAGTACAAACTACTACGTACAGCTGTACTGTCAAATTTCAGTATGATTATTATGTCAGATGGACTAAATTGCCTACATATTTTGAGGAACAGTAGAGAGAAGTAAGAGCTGGTGAGGAATGGGGACATaagaggtggtcctctgtagctcagctggtagagcacggcgcttgtaacgccaaggtagtgggttcgatccccgggaccacccatacacaaaaatgtatgcacgcatgactgtaagtcgctttggataaaagcgtctgctaaatggcatattattattattataaggagaTATAGGGCAGGGCAGGCACAAATAGGAGTGAGCTGATCGGAGATCTCAAAAGCTGTGATGCATGGGGATGAGGTTATCATGATCACAAAAGAGTTAACATGGTGATTCACAAGTTGGTCGCATTCACACAATATCACATGGTGATATCCTTGTAGTGTGAACATTTTGTTTTAATTTCAGATTCAACTATATAGGCTCAACAAGAGTAGCCTACTCACAGCCAATATTGTAGTCAATGTTCTATAGCGTTTCTATTTTGAAAAGGCCAAAGAGCAACAAGACCTAATTCTGTTAAGGACTACAGATAGTGCTGTTCCCTGTCACATATGGGATGATATCAGAGGAGGTGACTAGTCACTCTGAGTCATGTATTACTCAGTGTTTCTCAACTTTTTTTTATACCAGCAGCTGGAAAGCTATAGCCTTCCTGTACCACAGAGCGACACGCTATGGTCCTTCCTCCTTTGAAGACCACTTAGACCTACATTAACGGACTAatcagtgataataataataatgtattaaaCTTCTACAGCGCTTTTCATATAATCTCACAGCACTTCAAGagcaaaaaacaaacaagcaatatacAGTATCATGAcaggtcaaccaatagaggccaGGTCTTTGAATGCTGCATCCTCTGAAGATGGAGAGGGTCAGTTCATGGCTTGAGTGAAGGGAGCTGGTCAGAGGATTGTAGATGATGGTGATGGAGTCTGCTGATGATCTTGTAGAGGGCAAGTCTGGGAACCAGCCTGAGTCTTATAAGCACCCACTTGGTTGATGCTTCAGCAGCTCTGGGCACCAAAAAAGCTCACCACACAAAGTTCAGAATAGTAGCCAGTCGTCCTCACTACAAGCCCTCTGCCTCAGCACTGCAGTATTCATTATGTTCTCAAAGGATCACGAACTGGCAGCAAGGTGAAACAAAAAGCTGGTAATGTGTCCATCTAGATGCATTTTTTCAAACAAAaacattaactagctagccaagCCAAAAATATTTAACCTGTCAGTCAATCTGCAAATCCGTGGCTCAAAACCACCAGATATATGCAATAAAAACTCATtgttattaaaatatatatatattttttttaatgtggAAAACAACACTTAAAAATAACAACAATATGTACAATATTtacagagctctctgcctaggcttcCTATAGTAGTTAACCATCTGCGTTGAGGGACCAAGCTGTAAGCACTATTGCAGAAAATAAAGTGCATGTGAATGGCCTTCATGTTATGTAGTGTAATTATTCACAACATCAAAAGGTGATGTGGTATATGTGATATAGAAACACCACCTACAGTAATTGATTGAAAATCGAGCTACTGTACCTTTAAGGTAAGCGGATGGCTGCCCCCTGCGCTAGAAAGACAGAACAGGAAATATTGTACTTTTTCAAGTGGATTGTGACGCATTAGATTTTTTGTATTTCACACACCAAggtgtgatttatttatttacatgttttacattttagtcatttagcagacgctcttatccagagcgacttacagttagtgagtgcacatattgtttttcatactggccccccgtgggaaacgaacccacaaccctggcgttgcaatctTTCAAATAAACTCATCATGACATGAGTAGAAAGATATACCCCCATAACAAAGATATTTATAATTAAGACTTGTTCTATTTGTGCCCATAATGTCTTATGTTCGCATAATTTATACTAATTCATAAACATTCACATCTTGAATGTATCGTAACAGTTTACCTCTTATGTGATTGGCTAGCTGTTTCTGTAACAAGAACCACGTGGTTTCTGTGTAGACTTCTGTCATGGCGGGATACATGAAATGGAAAAATGGACCCCTCTCCAAAATAGTTTTGCTAATTGTGCTTTTGTGTATATTAAGTACACACCAAACATCAGGTAGAGTATATATCTAGCTAGGTAATTTGAGGAGGGGGGAATTGATAGCCAATATGAAATGTGAGATGCTAACTTTTCGTTTCCGATGAGGCAAGCTTTCTAACTAACGTGCAAATTTAGCAAACGTTAAGGTCAGGTGAACTAACGTTATAGCTAGCCTGCTTAATagcgagctaacgttagctagtctgTCAGTATCCAGGTGAGATTAGGCATATATATTGGAAAGTTAAACTAGTTCCAGAAACTAACTAGATGGCCAGCTGGTGCAACCCTCCTAGTCCACATTCCACAACCTTTACTTGCTTATAGCAAACGTTAGCTATAACATACATCTTCGGCTATAACCAagtcagctaacgttagccaaataCTTAAATCGTGGTCTGTTTCTGGTGTCTCACTTACGTTACTAGCTGAATAACTAGCTAAGCCCTGTCCTGAAAGTCAATGTCGAGCTTGACTTTAGTTGGCTTGCTAGCAGATGTGTAAAGCATACAGAAGTTTGCTGGTGAATACAGTCCGTGCCCTCACATCTTGTAATTTTCACAGGAAGTAATATCAACATAATCAATATCAAAGATGGCCAGGAGTCTGACAGAACAGGATCGAGTCACTTCTGCTATCTCAACCCTATTGTCCCAGGTTGGAAGGAAACATGGACAAGCATCCAGGCAAGAGAAAATAAGCatagtcccagatctgtttgctcTTGCCAACATTGCTGGCATGCCAGTGAGTGACACGgagttggcatgatggcacaaacaggcTGGTTCTCCGAttttaccagttgaatgtagACACAAATGACTTTTTTTGTATTACAATTtttctgaaatattttattaaagggatacttcgagattttggcaatgaggccattTATCtactccccagagtcagatgaacttgtggaaaccatttacagtggggaaaaaagtattgagtcagccaccaattgtgcaagttctcccacttaaaaagatgagagaggcctgtaattttcatcataggtacacgtcaactatgacagacaaaatgagaatttctttctccagaaaatcacattgtaggagtttttatgaatttatttgcaaattatggtggaaaataagtatttggtcaataacaaaagtttctcaatactttgttatataccctttgttggcaatgacacaggtcaaacgttttctgtaagtcttcaaaaggttttcacacactgttgctggtattttggcccattcctccatgcagatctcctctagagcagtgatgttttggggctgttgctgggcaacacagactttcaactccctccaaagattttctatggggttgagatctggagactgggtaggccactccaggaccttgaaatgcttcttacgaagccactccttcgttgcccgggcggtgtgtttaggatcattgtcatgctgaaagacccagccacgtttcatcttcaatgcccttgctgatggaaggaggttttcactcaaaatctcacgatacatggccccattcattctttcctttacacagatcagtcgtcctggtccctttgcagaaaaacagccccaaagcatgatgtttccacccccatgcttcacagtaggtatggtgttctttggatgcaactcagcattctttgtcctccaaacacgacgagttgagtttttaccaaaaagttctattttggtttcatctgaccatattacattctcccaatcctcttctggatcatccaaatgcactctagcaaacttcagacgggcctggacatgtactggcttaagcagggggacacgtctggcactgcaggatttgagtccctggcagcgtagtgtgttactgatggtaggttttgttactttggtcccagctctctgcaggtcattcactaggtccccccgtgtggttctgggatttttgctcaccgttcttgtgatcattttgaccccacggggtgagatcttgcgtggagccccagatcgagggagattatcagtggtcttgtatgtcttccatttcctaataattgctcccacagttgatttcttcaaaccaagctgcttagctattgcagattcagtcttcccagcctggtgcaggtctacaattttgtttctggtgtcctttgacagctctttggtcttggccatagtggagtttggagcgtgactgtttgaggttgtggacaggtgtcttttatactgataacaagttcaaacaggtgccattaatacaggtaacgagtggaggacagaggagcctcttaaagaagaagttacaggtctgtgagagccagaaatcttgcttgtttgtaggtgaccaaatacttattttccaccataatttgcaaataaattcataaaaaatcctacaatgtgattttctggattttttttctcattttgtctgtcatagttgacgtgtacctatgatgaaaattacaggcctctctctctgactaaatactttttttccccactgtatgtctgcttgcggtttgaaggaagttgctaactagtattagcacaatgactggaagtctatgggtatctactatgGGTAttgtgctaacactagttagcattggctcgtgaaactacctctaacttcctacCTACTGGACACAGATACATTAAAATTGTATCCAGGAGTTCATCTGACCCTTGGGAAGTAGATCATGGGCCTCGTTGTCAAAATTCCTAAGTATCTCTTTAAAATATGCAAATGAGGCGATATCTCATTAAATATGTGAATATTTGCATATAGCACAAATCCATTCTTATGGACACTGGATGAAGTCAAAGCAATATTTAGGTTTAATTTTGTTTAGACACTCCAGGAGTGGACGTGTCCAGAGCAGATTGTGGATAAATACTAAAGACATGTACATAAAATGCATTTTTGGCAACAACAGAAAAAATCAGTTGGCATGTGGCAAGAGTCTGACTTTCGGGAAATGGCAGTTAAAGACAATTACACTGAATTTAGACTGCCAAACGCCTATTTAGACACAATCACCATCTCTTCAAATTAAGTTACTAAATATAGTCCAGTTTGTAACACTATGAAATGGGCTATGAAATTATGTGTAATTTAATGTACTGAGCTTTGAAATTATTGATGTATGTCCATTTGAAAGATGTTAAAATTCATAAAAATGTTGATGACTGTAGTATGATAAACTAAGGACATTTTTGTTTACTTTTTGAAAATACTAATattaatggaccaaaataccaacaaATCTCTAAATTGATATGTAGAGGCAAACATTTAATTTCAGCCCGTAGTACCTGGCTTTAAGAGAAAAGGAGTCTCTTATTTGAAAGAGAGAGCCTATATGTTTTGTATTTGCGTGTAGCTAATTCTTGTCTTATTGCCGACAGGTTCGAGTATGGAGCTCGAAACAGCTAAAGGTGACTGTTGTGGAGGATGAGGAGAAGCTGCAGGAGCTAGAACACTTCAGTGTCTGGGGTCTGGTGCAGTACCTAATGCTTGAGCAGACCAATGAAACCACCCTCAGCATCAGCCTGTTCAGCCCAAAGACCTGCTTCAAGATCGACCCCATCAACCTTGGAGCACAATACACCGTAATGCCCATACGAAGTAAGTAAAGGGAAAGGTGGGGTTGCTTTGTTAGTTACATGCATATTACACATTGGTTTCATGTGGAATCTTTGCTGTCTCTGCTTTACTCCTGCAGAATTTGACGTTTACATGTTTGTGACGTTCCTGGCTGGAGTGCTGTTATTCATCTTTGCAGACTCACTCAGCAGGTAACTAAATGGATTGTGTTCACATTTTACCCTCTTTTAATGACATGATCCTGATAATCTCGCCTTTGTGATTGACGGCTGCAGGAAGATGTTTAGGGCTGGGGCTGTAGAGAATTTTGTCTCCCCGCGCTGCTGAGGACAATTTTTGTCTGCTCATACAGGAAtaataaaggcccagtgcactaattTTGTGGGGGGGGAGtggtatattattatttttttttattctgatttatcagggggtgctgcaacacccctacttcccgcggctaggATGATTGATGTGGTTTTTTGTCGCTATCTAACAGGAGTCAGGTATTCTATTACTCTGCTGGCATGAGCACAGGTATGATTGCCtccctcatcatcctcatcttcatCATGGCACGCTTTCTGCCCAAGGTAAGAAGTCAACTCTTCTATATCAAGGCCTCATCGCTAATCACACCCACTACTAACACATTTTGATTTGTACAAAGCAAAAAGTCTGAGTGTACCCTGATAGTTCATATTTGGGTGACCTTTCTGATTTCTATAATGTACGAAAGTCATAAAAATATATGTTTAGATTTCATACCCCATATCTTCATTTTCTTTTCTCAGAAAAGCCCATTTTACATGGTGATAGTTGGTGGCTGGTCCTTCTCCGTTTACATCATCCAGCTTGTGTTCAGGAACCTGCAGCTGATTATGAGAGAGCACTGGCACATGGCTTTTGGTAAATATCAATTGTAATAAACACAATCACAACTCTGGGAACTACCTTGTTTGTCTCTCAAACTTTTTATATCTGTTATGATAAGTTCACAACCATTGCTCCATGTTTATAATAAGAACAATTTAATTAATTGTTTGTCTGTGTACTTTAGGCTATGCTGCAGTGGTTGGGTTTATCAGTTTTGCTGTGTGTTATCGTCATGGCCCTCTTGTGGAGGAGAGGAGTATCAATATCCTGTCTTGGACACTGCAGTTGTTTGGCCTGCTACTGATCTATAGTGGGATCCAGGTTCAGCAAGTGGCGTTGGCCATCATCGGGGCTGCCTTCTGCTCTAAGAACCTGGAGTATTCCATTTCATTGATCCTTCTTGCTTGGCGGTAGATGTTAGTTTTTTATAACTCTAAAGATTCCTTTATTGGTGTTTATTGGCATTTTTAATAATGTTAGAATTCTCATTGTGCAGCAAAGTCAAGCCAACTCTGCACTGGAAGCCAGAGCCTCGTCGGCTGCTGACTGAAGAGGAGTACCAgaaacagggggaggaggagacgcAGCATGCCCTGGAGGAGCTGAGGAAGTACTGCAGTAGTCCAGACTTCAGCAAATGGAAGACCGTCTCT
Encoded proteins:
- the LOC121546719 gene encoding nuclear envelope integral membrane protein 1-like isoform X1; its protein translation is MAGYMKWKNGPLSKIVLLIVLLCILSTHQTSGSNINIINIKDGQESDRTGSSHFCYLNPIVPGWKETWTSIQVRVWSSKQLKVTVVEDEEKLQELEHFSVWGLVQYLMLEQTNETTLSISLFSPKTCFKIDPINLGAQYTVMPIRKFDVYMFVTFLAGVLLFIFADSLSRSQVFYYSAGMSTGMIASLIILIFIMARFLPKKSPFYMVIVGGWSFSVYIIQLVFRNLQLIMREHWHMAFGYAAVVGFISFAVCYRHGPLVEERSINILSWTLQLFGLLLIYSGIQVQQVALAIIGAAFCSKNLEYSISLILLAWRKVKPTLHWKPEPRRLLTEEEYQKQGEEETQHALEELRKYCSSPDFSKWKTVSRLASPKRFADFAEGSPHLISNEVSVHAQEYGSFFEDDFFDTDEENDEIKEDLGWNDRDL
- the LOC121546719 gene encoding nuclear envelope integral membrane protein 1-like isoform X2, translated to MAGYMKWKNGPLSKIVLLIVLLCILSTHQTSGSNINIINIKDGQESDRTGSSHFCYLNPIVPGWKETWTSIQVRVWSSKQLKVTVVEDEEKLQELEHFSVWGLVQYLMLEQTNETTLSISLFSPKTCFKIDPINLGAQYTVMPIRKFDVYMFVTFLAGVLLFIFADSLSRSQVFYYSAGMSTGMIASLIILIFIMARFLPKKSPFYMVIVGGWSFSVYIIQLVFRNLQLIMREHWHMAFGYAAVVGFISFAVCYRHGPLVEERSINILSWTLQLFGLLLIYSGIQVQQVALAIIGAAFCSKNLEYSISLILLAWRKVKPTLHWKPEPRRLLTEEEYQKQGEEETQHALEELRKYCSSPDFSKWKTVSRLASPKR